A genomic region of Pseudomonas sp. RSB 5.4 contains the following coding sequences:
- the fabI gene encoding enoyl-ACP reductase FabI, with amino-acid sequence MGFLAGKRVLIVGVASKLSIASGIAAAMHREGAELAFTYQNDKLKGRVEEFAQGWGSSPELCFPCDVASDEEIAKVFEELSKKWDGLDCIVHSVGFAPGDQLDGDFTEATTREGFRIAHDISAYSFVALAKAGREMMKGRNGSLLTLSYLGAERTMPNYNVMGMAKASLEAGVRYLAGSLGPDGTRVNCVSAGPIRTLAASGIKNFRKMLAANEAQTPLRRNVTIEEVGNAGAFLCSDLASGISGEIMYVDGGFNTTAMGNIEE; translated from the coding sequence ATGGGTTTTCTCGCCGGTAAGCGCGTACTGATCGTCGGTGTCGCCAGCAAGCTGTCCATCGCATCCGGCATCGCTGCCGCCATGCATCGCGAGGGCGCTGAGCTTGCCTTCACTTATCAGAACGACAAACTCAAGGGTCGCGTTGAAGAGTTCGCACAGGGCTGGGGTTCGAGCCCTGAGCTGTGCTTCCCGTGCGACGTGGCCAGCGATGAAGAAATCGCCAAGGTCTTCGAAGAACTGAGCAAGAAGTGGGACGGCCTGGACTGCATCGTGCACTCCGTCGGCTTCGCCCCGGGCGACCAACTGGACGGCGACTTCACCGAAGCCACCACCCGTGAAGGTTTCCGCATCGCTCACGACATCAGCGCCTACAGCTTCGTGGCCCTGGCCAAGGCTGGCCGCGAAATGATGAAAGGCCGCAACGGCAGCCTGCTGACCCTGTCGTACCTGGGCGCCGAGCGCACCATGCCTAACTACAACGTGATGGGCATGGCCAAGGCTTCGCTGGAAGCTGGCGTGCGTTACCTGGCGGGCTCCCTGGGCCCGGACGGCACCCGCGTCAACTGCGTATCGGCTGGCCCGATCCGTACCCTGGCAGCCTCGGGCATCAAGAACTTCCGCAAGATGCTGGCCGCCAACGAAGCGCAAACTCCGCTGCGCCGCAACGTCACCATCGAAGAAGTCGGCAACGCCGGCGCCTTCCTGTGCTCCGACCTGGCGTCGGGCATCAGCGGTGAAATCATGTACGTCGACGGCGGCTTCAACACCACCGCGATGGGCAATATCGAAGAGTAA
- a CDS encoding LysR family transcriptional regulator: MLRELKTFLAVARHGTFAAAGLHIGLTQSAVSAQIRNLEQALGIRLFDRTGRQATLNPAGQRALPMAQEMLAIFSRMGESEDVSEFRGELKIGAVATAQTGLLPQALLRLRQQAPGLEPKLVPGVSLNLLSQVDAGEVDLAIMIKPPFELPKELSATVIRREPFVLIVPLQVEGDDPLRLLAEQPQVRYDRNSFGGRLVTRFLREQRIEVDVALELDELEAIVKMVESGLGVSLLPKAGLWLEHPLKVRVIELGELTFYREMVLLQRYSQRNQPIQKLFAQCLE; this comes from the coding sequence ATGCTGCGTGAACTCAAGACCTTTCTCGCGGTGGCGCGCCACGGCACGTTTGCTGCCGCCGGTTTGCACATCGGCCTGACACAATCGGCGGTCAGCGCGCAGATCCGCAATCTCGAACAGGCCTTGGGCATTCGACTGTTTGATCGCACTGGCCGCCAGGCGACGCTCAATCCGGCCGGGCAGCGCGCCTTGCCGATGGCTCAAGAGATGCTGGCGATCTTCAGCCGTATGGGCGAGAGCGAGGATGTCAGCGAGTTTCGCGGCGAGTTGAAAATCGGCGCGGTGGCCACCGCGCAAACCGGGTTGTTGCCCCAGGCGCTGTTGCGCTTGCGTCAGCAGGCTCCGGGGCTTGAGCCGAAACTGGTGCCGGGGGTGTCGCTGAATCTGTTGAGTCAGGTCGATGCCGGCGAGGTGGATCTGGCGATCATGATCAAGCCGCCGTTCGAGCTGCCCAAGGAGTTGTCGGCGACGGTGATTCGTCGCGAGCCGTTTGTGCTGATCGTGCCGCTGCAAGTCGAGGGCGACGATCCGCTGCGCCTGCTCGCCGAACAGCCGCAGGTGCGCTATGACCGCAATTCATTCGGCGGGCGGTTGGTGACGCGGTTTTTGCGCGAGCAGCGGATCGAGGTTGACGTGGCGCTGGAGCTGGATGAGCTGGAAGCGATCGTGAAGATGGTCGAGTCCGGGCTGGGCGTTTCGCTGTTGCCCAAGGCCGGATTGTGGCTGGAGCATCCGCTCAAGGTCAGGGTGATCGAGCTGGGTGAGCTGACGTTCTACCGCGAGATGGTCCTGTTGCAGCGCTATAGCCAGCGTAATCAGCCGATTCAAAAACTGTTTGCGCAGTGCCTCGAGTAA
- a CDS encoding sensor domain-containing diguanylate cyclase, producing the protein MLAPIKPANEATRIQALHGLNVLDSAPEERFDRLTRLAKRLFNVPIALVTLVGSDRQWFKSCVGLGVSETPRDVSFCGHAILQNELLLVADAKEDERFHDNPLVTGEPKIRFYAGYPLTVPNGNKMGTLCLIDTRPRELDDEERALLRDLAGMAEQELMAVQMASMDELTLLSNRRGFKTLAQHALDACKHRDKPATLLFFDLNDFKQINDRYGHAEGDSALKTFADVLRIAFRESDVIGRLGGDEFVALLTGSSHVETTAIMARLKEILDERNAMLQRGYDIRFSVGQIEYDSRRHDTVDRLLADADEAMYTHKQALKRR; encoded by the coding sequence ATGCTGGCCCCGATCAAACCCGCCAATGAAGCCACCCGAATTCAAGCGCTGCACGGCTTGAATGTCCTCGACTCCGCGCCGGAGGAGCGTTTCGACCGGCTTACGCGGCTGGCCAAGCGCCTGTTCAACGTGCCGATTGCCTTGGTGACGTTGGTGGGTAGCGATCGTCAGTGGTTCAAGTCTTGCGTGGGGCTGGGCGTCAGTGAAACGCCGAGGGATGTGTCATTCTGCGGCCATGCGATCCTTCAGAACGAACTGCTGTTGGTGGCTGATGCCAAGGAGGACGAGCGCTTTCACGACAATCCGCTGGTCACCGGCGAGCCGAAGATTCGTTTCTATGCCGGCTACCCGCTGACGGTGCCCAATGGCAACAAAATGGGCACGCTGTGCCTGATCGACACCAGACCGCGGGAACTCGACGACGAGGAGCGCGCCCTGTTGCGCGACCTCGCCGGCATGGCCGAGCAGGAATTGATGGCGGTGCAGATGGCGAGCATGGATGAGCTGACGCTGCTGTCCAACCGCCGTGGCTTCAAGACTCTGGCCCAGCATGCGCTGGACGCCTGCAAACACCGGGACAAACCGGCGACGCTGCTGTTTTTCGATCTCAATGATTTCAAGCAGATCAACGATCGCTACGGCCATGCCGAGGGCGACAGTGCGCTGAAGACCTTCGCCGACGTGCTGCGCATCGCTTTTCGCGAAAGCGATGTGATCGGGCGCTTGGGCGGCGATGAGTTCGTGGCGCTGCTGACCGGCTCCAGTCACGTCGAAACCACGGCGATCATGGCGCGGCTCAAGGAAATCCTCGACGAGCGCAATGCGATGCTGCAGCGCGGCTACGACATTCGCTTCAGCGTCGGCCAGATCGAATACGATTCCCGACGGCATGACACGGTGGATCGGCTGCTGGCCGATGCCGACGAGGCCATGTATACGCACAAGCAGGCGTTGAAACGGCGCTGA
- a CDS encoding microcin C ABC transporter permease YejB, protein MLAYIFRRLLLIIPTLFGILLINFVIIQAAPGGPVEQMIAKLEGFEGATSRIAGGGAEVSVAGSAYRGAQGLDPALIKEIEHMYGFDKSAPERLWIMVKNYAKLDFGDSFFRDAKVIDLIKEKMPVSISLGLWSTLIMYLVSIPLGIAKATRHGSHFDVWTSSAIIIGYAIPAFLFAILLIVVFAGGSYLDWFPLRGLTSNNFDELSLGGKILDYFWHLALPVTALVIGNFATMTLLTKNSFLDEINKQYVVTAKAKGLTRNRVLYGHVFRNAMLLVIAGFPSAFIGIFFTGSLLVEVIFSLDGLGLMSFEAAINRDYPVVFGTLFIFTLLGLVVKLIGDLTYTLVDPRIDFASREH, encoded by the coding sequence ATGCTGGCGTATATTTTTCGGCGACTGCTGCTGATCATCCCTACCCTGTTCGGCATTCTGCTGATCAACTTCGTGATCATCCAGGCCGCGCCCGGCGGCCCGGTGGAGCAGATGATCGCCAAGCTCGAAGGCTTCGAAGGCGCCACCAGCCGCATCGCCGGTGGCGGTGCCGAAGTGTCGGTGGCCGGCTCCGCCTATCGCGGCGCGCAGGGTCTGGACCCGGCGCTGATCAAGGAAATCGAGCACATGTACGGGTTCGACAAGTCGGCCCCGGAACGCCTGTGGATCATGGTCAAGAACTACGCGAAGCTGGATTTCGGCGACAGTTTTTTCCGCGACGCCAAGGTCATCGACCTGATCAAGGAAAAGATGCCGGTATCGATCTCGCTCGGGCTGTGGAGCACGCTGATCATGTACCTGGTGTCGATCCCGCTGGGGATCGCCAAGGCAACGCGGCACGGCAGCCACTTCGACGTGTGGACCAGTTCGGCGATCATCATCGGCTATGCGATTCCGGCGTTCCTCTTTGCGATTCTGCTGATCGTGGTGTTTGCTGGCGGCAGTTATCTGGACTGGTTCCCGCTACGCGGGCTGACCTCGAACAACTTCGATGAACTGAGCCTGGGCGGCAAGATCCTCGACTACTTCTGGCACCTCGCGCTGCCGGTGACGGCACTGGTGATCGGCAACTTCGCGACCATGACCCTGCTGACCAAAAACAGCTTCCTCGACGAGATCAACAAGCAGTACGTGGTCACCGCCAAGGCCAAGGGCCTGACGCGCAATCGCGTGCTCTACGGCCACGTGTTCCGCAACGCCATGCTGCTGGTGATTGCCGGGTTCCCGTCAGCGTTCATCGGCATCTTCTTCACCGGCTCGTTGCTGGTGGAAGTGATCTTCTCCCTCGACGGCCTCGGCCTGATGAGTTTCGAAGCGGCGATCAACCGCGATTACCCGGTGGTGTTCGGCACCCTGTTCATCTTCACCCTGCTCGGCCTGGTGGTGAAACTGATCGGCGACCTCACCTACACTCTGGTCGATCCGCGCATCGACTTCGCCAGCCGGGAGCATTGA
- a CDS encoding VOC family protein translates to MQLSPFHLAIPVYDLAAARHFYREVFGLEEGRSSEHWVDFNFFGHQLVIHLAPKNASQEAAHTNAVDGHDVPVPHFGVVLGMAQWQALAERLTSLGTRFVIEPGIRFQGLVGEQATMFLYDPCGNALEFKAFKDIGQLFAK, encoded by the coding sequence ATGCAGCTCAGCCCTTTTCATCTGGCCATCCCCGTCTATGACCTGGCCGCCGCACGGCACTTTTACCGCGAAGTCTTCGGGCTGGAGGAAGGTCGTTCCAGCGAGCATTGGGTCGACTTCAATTTCTTCGGCCATCAACTGGTGATTCATCTGGCGCCAAAAAACGCTTCCCAGGAAGCCGCACACACCAATGCGGTGGACGGGCATGACGTGCCGGTGCCGCATTTCGGGGTGGTGCTGGGGATGGCGCAGTGGCAGGCGCTGGCCGAACGCCTGACGTCGCTGGGCACGCGGTTCGTGATTGAGCCGGGGATCCGCTTTCAGGGATTGGTGGGCGAACAGGCGACGATGTTTCTGTACGACCCGTGCGGCAATGCGCTGGAATTCAAGGCGTTCAAAGACATCGGGCAGTTGTTTGCCAAATAG
- a CDS encoding ABC transporter ATP-binding protein: protein MNQDNLIEVRDLAVEFGLNERRHRVVEGVSFDIKRGETLALVGESGSGKSVTAHSILRLLPYPLARHPAGSINYAGQNLLGLSEKTIRHIRGNRIAMIFQEPMTSLNPLHSIEKQINEVLGIHKGLTGKVATKRTLELLEMVGIPEPHKRLKALPHELSGGQRQRVMIAMALANEPELLIADEPTTALDVTVQLKILDLLKELQARLGMSLLLISHDLNLVRRIAHRVCVMQRGCIVEQASCAELFRSPQHPYTRELLGAEPSGGPATNKIGAPLLEVENLKVWFPIKKGLLKRTVDYVKAVDGINFSLPQGQTLGIVGESGSGKSTLGLAILRLIGSKGAIRFEGKQLDCLTQNEVRPLRREMQVVFQDPFGSLSPRMCVSDIVGEGLRIHKMGTAAEQEAAIIAALKEVGLDPETRHRYPHEFSGGQRQRIAIARALVLKPALILLDEPTSALDRTVQRQVVELLRSLQAKYNLTYLFISHDLAVVKALSHQLMVVKHGQVVEQGAAQDIFAAPKHPYTQQLLEAAFLAPATAQ, encoded by the coding sequence ATGAATCAGGATAATCTGATCGAAGTGCGCGACCTCGCCGTCGAGTTCGGCTTGAACGAGCGGCGGCACCGAGTAGTCGAGGGCGTGAGTTTCGACATCAAGCGCGGTGAAACCCTGGCGCTGGTCGGCGAGTCCGGCTCGGGCAAATCGGTGACGGCGCACTCGATCCTGCGCCTGCTGCCCTACCCGCTGGCCCGACATCCAGCCGGCAGCATCAACTATGCGGGGCAGAATCTGCTCGGCCTGAGCGAAAAAACCATCCGCCACATCCGCGGTAACCGGATCGCGATGATCTTTCAGGAGCCGATGACCTCTCTCAACCCGCTGCATTCGATCGAGAAGCAGATCAACGAGGTGCTGGGCATCCACAAGGGCCTGACCGGTAAAGTCGCAACCAAGCGCACGCTGGAGCTTTTGGAGATGGTCGGCATCCCCGAGCCGCACAAGCGCCTCAAGGCCCTGCCCCACGAATTGTCCGGTGGCCAGCGCCAGCGAGTGATGATCGCCATGGCCCTGGCCAACGAGCCAGAGTTGCTGATCGCCGACGAACCGACCACCGCACTGGACGTGACCGTTCAGCTGAAAATCCTCGATTTGCTCAAGGAACTTCAAGCTCGATTGGGCATGTCGCTGCTACTGATCAGTCACGATTTGAACCTGGTGCGAAGAATTGCGCATCGCGTATGTGTCATGCAGCGCGGTTGCATCGTCGAACAGGCATCGTGCGCAGAGCTGTTCCGTTCGCCGCAGCATCCGTACACTCGGGAATTGCTCGGCGCGGAGCCCAGCGGAGGCCCGGCGACCAATAAAATCGGGGCGCCGCTGCTCGAAGTCGAGAACCTGAAAGTCTGGTTCCCGATCAAGAAAGGCCTGCTCAAGCGCACGGTGGATTACGTCAAGGCAGTGGACGGCATCAATTTCAGCCTGCCTCAGGGACAGACTCTGGGGATCGTGGGGGAAAGCGGTTCCGGCAAATCCACGCTGGGTCTGGCGATTTTGCGGCTGATCGGCAGCAAAGGCGCCATTCGCTTTGAGGGCAAACAGCTAGACTGCCTGACGCAGAACGAGGTTCGTCCGTTGCGTCGGGAGATGCAGGTGGTGTTTCAGGATCCGTTCGGCAGCCTGAGCCCGCGGATGTGCGTCAGCGACATCGTTGGCGAAGGCCTGCGGATTCACAAGATGGGCACCGCCGCCGAGCAGGAAGCGGCGATCATTGCGGCATTGAAGGAGGTAGGTCTGGATCCGGAAACCCGGCACCGCTACCCCCACGAATTTTCCGGTGGGCAACGGCAACGTATTGCCATTGCCCGAGCGTTAGTGCTCAAACCGGCGCTGATCCTGCTGGACGAGCCGACTTCTGCGCTCGACCGCACGGTGCAGCGGCAAGTGGTGGAGCTGTTGCGTTCACTGCAAGCCAAGTACAACCTGACGTATTTGTTCATCAGCCATGACCTGGCTGTCGTCAAAGCGCTGAGCCACCAGTTGATGGTGGTCAAGCATGGCCAAGTGGTCGAACAGGGAGCTGCGCAAGATATTTTTGCCGCCCCCAAACATCCGTATACACAGCAGTTGCTGGAAGCCGCTTTTTTGGCACCAGCCACTGCGCAATAA
- a CDS encoding ABC transporter permease, translating into MNLSPLNRRRFELFKANKRGWWSLWLFLILFGLSLGAELIANDKPLVVHYDNHWYFPAIKRYPETTFGGEFPLEANYKSPYIRELLKAKDAWVLWAPIPYSYQSINYDLKVPAPAPPSADNLLGTDDQGRDVLARVIYGFRISVLFALTLTVLSSIIGVIAGALQGFYGGWVDLAGQRFLEIWSGLPVLYLLIILASFVQPNFWWLLGIMLLFSWMSLVDVVRAEFLRGRNLEYVRAARALGMQNGAIMFRHILPNAMVSTMTFMPFILTGAIGTLTALDFLGFGLPAGSPSLGELVAQGKSNLQAPWLGISAFAVLALMLSLLVFIGESARDAFDPRK; encoded by the coding sequence ATGAACCTGTCCCCTCTCAATCGCCGCCGGTTCGAACTGTTCAAGGCCAACAAGCGTGGCTGGTGGTCGCTGTGGCTGTTCCTGATTCTGTTCGGCCTGAGCCTCGGTGCCGAGCTGATCGCCAACGACAAGCCGCTGGTGGTGCATTACGACAACCACTGGTACTTCCCGGCGATCAAGCGCTACCCGGAAACCACCTTCGGCGGCGAATTCCCGCTGGAAGCCAACTACAAGAGCCCGTACATCCGCGAACTGCTCAAGGCCAAGGATGCGTGGGTGTTGTGGGCGCCGATCCCCTACAGCTACCAGAGCATCAACTACGACCTGAAAGTCCCGGCCCCGGCCCCGCCGTCGGCGGACAACCTGCTGGGCACCGACGATCAGGGCCGCGATGTGCTGGCGCGGGTGATCTACGGCTTCCGCATTTCCGTACTGTTTGCCCTGACACTGACCGTGCTCAGCTCGATCATCGGCGTGATTGCCGGCGCGCTGCAGGGTTTCTATGGCGGCTGGGTCGATCTGGCCGGGCAACGCTTTCTGGAGATCTGGTCGGGATTACCGGTGCTGTACCTGCTGATCATCCTTGCCAGTTTCGTCCAGCCGAATTTCTGGTGGCTGCTGGGGATCATGCTGTTGTTCTCGTGGATGAGCCTGGTCGACGTGGTGCGCGCCGAGTTCCTGCGCGGGCGCAACCTCGAATACGTGCGCGCCGCGCGGGCGCTGGGCATGCAGAACGGTGCGATCATGTTCCGCCATATTCTGCCCAACGCCATGGTTTCGACCATGACCTTCATGCCGTTCATCCTCACCGGCGCCATCGGCACCCTGACTGCGCTGGATTTCCTCGGCTTCGGTTTGCCGGCCGGCAGCCCGTCGCTGGGTGAACTGGTGGCCCAGGGCAAATCCAACCTCCAGGCACCGTGGCTGGGCATTAGCGCGTTCGCCGTGCTGGCGCTGATGTTGAGTCTGCTGGTGTTTATCGGCGAGTCCGCTCGCGATGCCTTCGACCCGAGGAAGTGA
- a CDS encoding extracellular solute-binding protein — protein MNAIRALLVQASGLLFAGLACAAPQHAVTLYNEPPKYPADFKNFDYVNPDAPKGGIFRQAGFGGFDSLNPFISKGVPADDVGQIYDTLTKHSLDEPFTEYGLIAAKIEKAPDNSWVRFYLRPEARFNDGHPVRAEDVVFSFQTLTKDGSPLFRGYYSDVDEAIAEDPLKVLFKFKHNNNRELPLILGQLPVLPKHWWANRDFTKGNLEIPLGSGPYKVAEVKAGRSVRYERVKDYWGKDLPVNRGFYNFDVMTTDYYRDNTVAVEALKAGQFDYWLEMTAKNWANAYNIPAVTEGRLIKEQIANSNPTGMQGFVYNLRRPVFQDVRVRQALGLLFDFEWTNKQLFNGAYFRTRSYFENSEMAATGLPDAEQRAILEPFRSKLPAQVFSEAFENPKTDASGMIRAQQREAYQLLQEAGWKIVDDKMVDATGKPVVIEFLLAQTEFERVLLPFKRNLADLGIDLVIRRVDVSQYINRVRSRDFDMIVGSFPQSNSPGNEQREFWMSAAADKPSSRNTMGLKDPIVDHLVENLINADSRSSLVAHARALDRVLQWGYYVIPNWHIKTWRVAYWNHIGHPKVSPKYDIGINTWWVKPDAKPAIEVETKLQADPAGTE, from the coding sequence ATGAACGCCATCCGCGCCCTGCTTGTGCAGGCCAGCGGTCTGCTGTTCGCCGGGCTGGCCTGCGCCGCCCCGCAACACGCCGTGACCCTGTACAACGAGCCGCCGAAGTACCCGGCCGACTTCAAGAACTTCGACTACGTGAACCCCGACGCGCCCAAGGGCGGGATCTTCCGCCAGGCCGGATTCGGCGGCTTCGACAGCCTCAACCCGTTCATCAGCAAAGGCGTGCCGGCCGATGACGTCGGGCAGATCTACGACACCCTGACCAAGCACAGCCTCGACGAACCGTTCACCGAATACGGCCTGATTGCCGCCAAAATCGAAAAAGCCCCGGACAACAGTTGGGTGCGTTTCTACCTGCGCCCGGAAGCCCGCTTCAACGACGGCCACCCGGTGCGCGCCGAAGACGTGGTGTTCAGCTTCCAGACCCTGACCAAGGACGGCTCGCCGCTGTTTCGTGGCTACTACAGCGATGTCGACGAAGCCATCGCCGAAGACCCGCTCAAGGTGCTGTTCAAGTTCAAGCACAACAACAATCGCGAGTTACCGCTGATCCTCGGTCAGCTCCCGGTGCTGCCGAAACACTGGTGGGCCAATCGCGATTTCACCAAGGGCAACCTGGAGATTCCGCTGGGCAGCGGGCCGTACAAGGTCGCCGAAGTGAAGGCCGGGCGCTCGGTGCGCTATGAACGGGTCAAGGACTACTGGGGCAAGGACCTGCCGGTCAATCGCGGGTTCTACAACTTCGACGTGATGACCACCGATTACTACCGCGACAACACCGTCGCCGTCGAAGCGTTGAAGGCCGGCCAGTTCGATTACTGGCTGGAAATGACCGCGAAAAACTGGGCCAACGCTTACAACATCCCGGCGGTCACCGAAGGTCGCTTGATCAAGGAACAGATCGCCAACAGCAACCCGACCGGCATGCAGGGCTTCGTTTACAACCTGCGCCGTCCGGTGTTTCAGGATGTGCGGGTGCGTCAGGCGCTCGGCCTGCTGTTTGATTTCGAATGGACCAATAAACAGCTGTTCAACGGTGCCTATTTCCGCACCCGCAGTTATTTCGAGAACTCGGAAATGGCCGCCACCGGCCTGCCCGACGCCGAGCAACGGGCGATCCTCGAACCGTTTCGCAGCAAGCTCCCGGCCCAGGTGTTCAGCGAAGCTTTCGAAAACCCCAAGACCGACGCCAGCGGCATGATCCGCGCCCAGCAGCGCGAGGCCTATCAGCTGTTGCAAGAGGCGGGCTGGAAGATCGTCGACGACAAAATGGTCGACGCCACCGGCAAACCGGTGGTCATCGAATTCCTCCTCGCGCAGACCGAATTCGAACGCGTGCTGCTGCCGTTCAAGCGCAACCTGGCCGACCTCGGCATCGATCTGGTGATCCGCCGCGTCGATGTTTCGCAGTACATCAACCGTGTGCGCTCGCGGGACTTCGACATGATCGTCGGCAGCTTCCCGCAGTCCAACTCGCCGGGTAACGAGCAACGCGAATTCTGGATGAGCGCCGCCGCCGACAAACCGAGCAGCCGCAATACCATGGGCCTGAAGGACCCGATCGTCGATCACCTGGTGGAAAACCTGATCAACGCCGACTCGCGCAGCAGCCTCGTGGCTCACGCCCGGGCGCTGGATCGGGTGCTGCAATGGGGCTATTACGTGATCCCCAACTGGCACATCAAGACTTGGCGCGTGGCCTACTGGAATCACATCGGCCACCCGAAAGTCTCGCCCAAATACGACATCGGGATTAACACCTGGTGGGTCAAGCCTGACGCGAAACCCGCCATAGAAGTCGAAACCAAACTGCAAGCCGACCCTGCGGGCACGGAGTAA